One genomic region from Leptolyngbyaceae cyanobacterium JSC-12 encodes:
- a CDS encoding putative membrane protein (IMG reference gene:2510095923~PFAM: TM2 domain), which produces MQGWNGLLGKPKDRKIASLLAIAGAIAPISGFHKFYLKQPVWGVLYLLLSWTPIPRVASGIEAVWYLFQDSSEFDRRFNDGLATSVTVSATTVKDIDPEKIGAIAEALRKLDQLREDGLISEYEFEQKRRTLLDHIA; this is translated from the coding sequence GTGCAAGGTTGGAATGGGTTGTTGGGTAAACCAAAAGACCGAAAAATTGCCTCTCTGCTAGCGATCGCGGGAGCCATCGCCCCAATTTCAGGCTTTCACAAATTTTATCTAAAGCAGCCTGTTTGGGGAGTGTTGTATTTGTTGCTATCGTGGACGCCGATTCCGCGTGTGGCGAGCGGCATCGAGGCAGTCTGGTATTTATTTCAGGACTCTAGCGAATTTGATCGTCGGTTTAATGACGGCTTGGCTACATCGGTGACGGTGTCTGCCACTACTGTTAAAGACATTGATCCTGAAAAAATCGGGGCGATCGCTGAAGCATTACGTAAACTCGATCAACTTCGGGAAGATGGTCTCATTTCTGAGTATGAATTTGAGCAAAAGCGTCGCACCTTGCTTGATCATATTGCTTAA
- a CDS encoding DNA uptake protein (IMG reference gene:2510095924) has protein sequence MSLFNWFTKAAQSQTIKSRILHDPYYRFQSVEELQLAASFGVRIDVNRAGVDDWLRLPGLSIHQARTLTELTQAGIQLHSLEDIAAALNLPAQRLNPLAPVLQFCYYDENSLHTIQPVDVNVASVETLARIPPVDLYLARLIVQNRPYRNLPHLQRKLSLSSELTAQLLHYLKF, from the coding sequence ATGTCCCTCTTCAACTGGTTCACCAAAGCCGCTCAGTCGCAAACCATTAAGTCGCGCATTTTGCACGACCCATACTATCGCTTTCAATCAGTTGAAGAACTGCAATTGGCTGCCAGCTTCGGCGTTCGGATCGATGTTAATCGGGCAGGGGTTGATGATTGGTTACGGCTCCCTGGTCTTTCTATTCATCAAGCGCGCACGCTCACAGAGTTAACTCAAGCAGGTATACAGCTACATTCGCTAGAAGACATTGCTGCTGCGTTAAATCTGCCTGCTCAACGGCTCAACCCTTTAGCACCTGTGTTGCAATTTTGCTACTACGACGAAAACAGCCTGCATACGATTCAGCCAGTCGATGTTAACGTTGCTTCAGTTGAGACCCTTGCCCGCATTCCCCCTGTCGATCTGTATCTGGCACGGTTGATAGTGCAGAATCGCCCTTATCGCAACCTACCTCATTTGCAACGCAAACTCTCATTATCTAGCGAATTGACTGCACAACTTCTGCACTACCTGAAATTTTAG
- a CDS encoding selenophosphate synthase (IMG reference gene:2510095925~PFAM: Pyridine nucleotide-disulphide oxidoreductase; AIR synthase related protein, N-terminal domain; AIR synthase related protein, C-terminal domain~TIGRFAM: pyridine nucleotide-disulfide oxidoreductase family protein; selenium donor protein) — MRFTVEPVTQDLVLVGGGHAHAIVLRMFGMKPLPGIRLTLISEAFESAYSGMLPGRVAGFYSDETCHINLCALADFAGAQLYVDQAISLDLEHKQVICAQHPPVAFDVLSLDIGSTPLLPVGLADVESVIPAKPTRVFLDRWDDLIKQISCHPEQPIRLGIVGGGAAGVELCFTMHHRIQKILQAANQPSTNLEIHLIHRGSQLVPQFNAWVRNCLRSLLIQRHIHLHLNQEVQTVESRFIRCQSGFELECDAIIWVTQAAAPDWLRKTGLATDEKGFVLVNDMLQSLNYPFVFATGDIATMANHPRPKAGVFAVRQGKPLFHNLRRFLQNQPLKPFHPQTHYLSLLNTADGKAVAARGAWGWRSPLLWQWKNYIDQRFIRRLNHPPQISSHLSLSPSPHIPIPPSPPSPIPSKVDSSILFRVLQRIQAVPYPSTTEILLGLNTPDAAAIVQIPPGKVLVQAVDYFTALLDDPFVFGQISANQALNDLYAVGAMPQSALAIATVPFGTAAKVEESLYQLLSGTVKVLHEAGAVLIGGHMTEGAMLAFGLSCNGLADANTLLRKNELQPEHALILTKPLGTGTLFAAKMQRKALGRWIDLAVRSMLQSNQQAAFCFLQQQAVACTDIAGFGLVGHLLEMIRASSVAVNLNLEAIPILPGALETMAMGILSSLPPKNLEGSQFIQNLDSVIQHPKFQLLFDPQTSGGLLAAVPLERAISCLQHLKHLGYTDSAIIGQTVPWQHQNPPISIQFDTPA; from the coding sequence ATGAGATTCACTGTTGAGCCAGTCACTCAAGATTTGGTGTTGGTGGGTGGGGGGCATGCCCATGCGATTGTGCTCCGAATGTTCGGGATGAAACCCCTACCAGGGATTCGTCTTACTCTGATTTCCGAGGCTTTCGAAAGTGCATATTCCGGGATGTTACCGGGACGTGTAGCAGGTTTCTACTCGGATGAAACATGCCACATTAACTTATGCGCTTTAGCAGATTTTGCTGGAGCGCAGCTTTATGTAGATCAGGCGATCAGTCTGGATTTGGAACATAAACAAGTCATTTGTGCCCAACATCCACCTGTTGCGTTTGATGTGCTGTCTCTTGATATTGGGAGCACGCCTCTGCTGCCAGTAGGATTAGCGGATGTCGAAAGTGTCATTCCTGCAAAACCGACTCGTGTTTTCCTTGATCGCTGGGATGACCTGATTAAGCAAATTTCCTGCCATCCTGAACAGCCAATTCGGTTAGGCATTGTGGGAGGTGGGGCAGCCGGAGTTGAACTCTGCTTCACAATGCATCACCGCATCCAAAAGATTCTGCAAGCAGCCAACCAACCTTCGACTAATCTGGAGATACATCTGATTCATCGGGGATCGCAACTGGTACCCCAGTTCAATGCCTGGGTGCGAAACTGCCTGCGATCGCTGTTAATCCAGCGTCATATTCATCTCCATTTGAATCAAGAAGTTCAGACGGTAGAATCACGCTTCATTCGCTGTCAATCAGGGTTTGAACTAGAGTGTGATGCAATTATTTGGGTGACTCAAGCCGCTGCTCCGGATTGGTTACGTAAAACTGGGCTGGCAACTGATGAAAAAGGGTTTGTATTAGTCAACGACATGCTGCAATCCCTCAACTATCCATTTGTGTTTGCAACGGGTGACATTGCCACAATGGCTAACCACCCCCGCCCCAAAGCAGGAGTATTCGCAGTGCGGCAGGGAAAACCTCTGTTTCACAACCTGCGGCGCTTTCTGCAAAATCAACCACTGAAACCCTTTCATCCGCAAACGCATTATCTCAGTCTACTGAACACTGCTGATGGAAAAGCTGTTGCTGCCAGGGGAGCCTGGGGTTGGCGATCGCCCCTCCTTTGGCAATGGAAAAACTACATCGACCAGCGCTTCATACGACGGCTAAATCATCCGCCCCAAATATCTTCCCACCTCTCCCTCTCCCCATCCCCCCACATCCCCATCCCCCCCTCTCCTCCATCCCCCATTCCCAGTAAAGTTGATAGTTCTATCCTGTTTCGTGTTCTACAACGCATCCAGGCTGTTCCTTATCCCTCTACTACTGAAATTCTGCTGGGATTGAACACGCCCGATGCTGCGGCGATAGTACAGATCCCTCCTGGCAAGGTGCTGGTACAAGCCGTTGATTATTTCACTGCCTTGCTGGATGACCCATTTGTGTTTGGGCAAATTAGTGCAAACCAGGCGTTGAACGATTTATATGCCGTGGGAGCAATGCCACAGAGCGCCCTGGCGATAGCAACCGTTCCTTTTGGCACCGCAGCGAAGGTGGAAGAAAGTTTGTATCAACTATTGTCTGGAACCGTCAAAGTTTTGCACGAAGCAGGAGCCGTGTTAATTGGTGGACACATGACAGAAGGGGCAATGCTGGCGTTTGGGTTATCTTGTAACGGTCTGGCAGATGCAAACACTCTATTACGCAAGAACGAATTACAACCTGAGCACGCCTTGATTCTGACAAAGCCGTTAGGCACTGGCACTCTTTTTGCTGCCAAAATGCAACGAAAAGCTTTGGGACGCTGGATTGATTTGGCTGTAAGGTCTATGCTGCAATCCAACCAGCAGGCAGCATTCTGTTTTTTACAACAGCAAGCCGTTGCCTGTACCGATATCGCAGGCTTTGGATTAGTAGGGCATCTGCTGGAAATGATTCGAGCCTCTAGTGTTGCCGTAAATCTGAATTTAGAGGCGATTCCCATTTTGCCAGGTGCTTTAGAAACTATGGCGATGGGCATTCTGAGTTCTTTACCCCCCAAAAACCTGGAAGGATCTCAGTTTATTCAAAATCTAGACAGTGTGATCCAGCATCCCAAATTTCAACTGCTATTTGATCCGCAAACTTCGGGTGGGTTACTGGCTGCGGTTCCGTTGGAGCGGGCGATCTCCTGTTTACAACATTTAAAGCACTTGGGATACACCGATAGTGCAATCATCGGACAGACGGTTCCCTGGCAACACCAAAACCCTCCTATCTCAATTCAATTCGACACACCTGCCTAA
- a CDS encoding bacterial nucleoid DNA-binding protein (IMG reference gene:2510095926~PFAM: Bacterial DNA-binding protein), protein MNKGELVDKIAEKANVTKKDADTILSAMLDVILETVASGDKVTLVGFGTFEARDRQAREGRNPSTGEPIKIPATKVPAFSAGKVFKDRVVGKE, encoded by the coding sequence ATGAATAAGGGCGAATTAGTTGACAAAATTGCCGAAAAAGCAAACGTAACCAAAAAAGATGCTGACACGATTTTGTCTGCAATGTTAGACGTGATTTTGGAAACCGTTGCCAGCGGTGACAAGGTAACGCTTGTAGGCTTTGGCACGTTTGAAGCAAGAGATCGCCAAGCCCGTGAGGGGCGCAATCCTTCTACTGGCGAACCCATTAAAATTCCAGCAACCAAAGTTCCGGCATTTAGTGCGGGCAAGGTGTTTAAGGACAGGGTAGTGGGGAAAGAATAG
- a CDS encoding NADH dehydrogenase subunit M (IMG reference gene:2510095927~PFAM: NADH-Ubiquinone/plastoquinone (complex I), various chains~TIGRFAM: proton-translocating NADH-quinone oxidoreductase, chain M) produces MLTENFPWLTFIILFPIAASLLVPIIPDKDGKTVRWYALVIGLIDFAVIVYAFYNFYDFSNPDIQLFESYSWVPQLDLRWSVGVDGLSMPLVLLTGFITTLAMLAAWPVTLKPRFFYFLMLAMYGGQIAVFAVQDMILFFLAWELELIPVYLLLAIWGGKKRQYAATKFILYTALSSLFILVAALAMAFYGDTVTFDMRSLAAKDMALNFQLWMYGAFLIAYAVKLPIIPLHTWLPDAHGEATAPVHMLLAGILLKMGGYALIRMNAEMLPGAHAIFAPALVILGIVNIIYAALTSFAQRNLKRKIAYSSISHMGFVTIGIASFTDLGLSGAILQMVSHGLIGASLFFLVGATYDRTHTLMLDEMGGVGQKMKKIFAMWTACSLASLALPGMSGFVAELMVFVGFATSDAYSVPFRIIVVLLAAVGVILTPIYLLSNLREIFYGPENKELTSHEVLVDAEPREIFIIGALLVPIIGIGLYPKVLTQIYDAKTIQLTERLRSNVPSLVGETSKPIALLPVDSSSLTAPAILEAKRPSIMVH; encoded by the coding sequence ATGTTGACTGAAAACTTTCCCTGGCTGACGTTCATTATCCTATTTCCGATCGCAGCCTCTCTATTGGTTCCTATTATTCCCGATAAAGATGGCAAAACTGTACGCTGGTATGCTCTTGTTATCGGCTTAATTGACTTTGCCGTCATTGTTTACGCCTTCTATAACTTCTACGACTTCTCCAATCCAGACATTCAGTTGTTTGAAAGTTACTCCTGGGTGCCGCAACTTGATCTGCGGTGGTCAGTTGGGGTGGATGGATTGTCGATGCCACTGGTGTTGCTGACAGGTTTTATCACAACCCTGGCAATGCTAGCCGCTTGGCCTGTAACGCTTAAGCCACGCTTCTTTTACTTCCTGATGCTGGCGATGTACGGTGGTCAGATTGCGGTTTTTGCTGTGCAGGATATGATTTTGTTCTTCCTGGCATGGGAACTGGAACTGATTCCGGTTTATCTACTACTTGCCATCTGGGGTGGCAAAAAACGTCAGTATGCAGCAACGAAGTTTATTCTTTACACTGCCTTAAGTTCGCTGTTTATTTTGGTAGCGGCATTGGCAATGGCATTTTATGGGGACACAGTGACCTTTGATATGCGATCGCTGGCTGCCAAGGATATGGCACTTAACTTCCAACTTTGGATGTACGGAGCCTTTTTGATTGCCTATGCAGTCAAGTTACCCATCATCCCTCTGCATACCTGGCTTCCTGATGCCCACGGAGAAGCAACCGCACCAGTCCACATGCTGCTGGCTGGCATCCTGTTAAAAATGGGTGGGTATGCATTAATTCGGATGAATGCCGAAATGCTGCCCGGTGCTCATGCCATTTTTGCACCAGCCCTGGTAATTTTAGGCATTGTCAACATTATTTATGCAGCACTCACCTCTTTTGCCCAGCGGAACTTGAAACGCAAAATCGCCTACTCATCAATCTCACACATGGGCTTTGTGACGATTGGGATTGCCTCCTTTACGGATCTTGGTCTGAGTGGTGCCATTCTGCAAATGGTCTCTCACGGCTTGATTGGAGCCAGCCTCTTCTTCCTGGTTGGTGCAACCTATGATCGTACCCATACTCTCATGCTTGATGAGATGGGCGGTGTGGGACAAAAGATGAAGAAAATCTTCGCCATGTGGACTGCCTGCTCTTTAGCATCCCTGGCATTGCCTGGTATGAGCGGGTTTGTTGCTGAGTTGATGGTGTTTGTCGGATTTGCAACCAGTGATGCCTACAGCGTGCCCTTCCGCATTATCGTGGTGCTTTTAGCAGCAGTGGGTGTGATTTTGACCCCCATTTACCTACTCTCGAACTTGCGCGAAATCTTCTACGGACCGGAGAACAAGGAATTAACCTCTCACGAAGTGCTGGTGGATGCAGAACCGCGTGAAATCTTCATTATCGGGGCATTGTTAGTGCCAATTATTGGGATTGGGCTATATCCCAAAGTGCTCACCCAAATTTATGATGCAAAAACAATTCAATTGACCGAACGCTTACGCTCTAATGTCCCCAGTCTTGTGGGAGAAACCTCTAAGCCGATTGCGCTGCTCCCTGTTGACTCATCCTCCCTAACTGCACCCGCAATCCTAGAAGCTAAGCGTCCGTCCATTATGGTTCATTAG
- a CDS encoding NADH dehydrogenase subunit L (IMG reference gene:2510095928~PFAM: NADH-Ubiquinone oxidoreductase (complex I), chain 5 C-terminus; NADH-Ubiquinone oxidoreductase (complex I), chain 5 N-terminus; NADH-Ubiquinone/plastoquinone (complex I), various chains~TIGRFAM: proton-translocating NADH-quinone oxidoreductase, chain L) produces the protein METIYQYAWLIPVLPLAAATLIGLGLISFSKATNSLRKGSAIFVVSMLGAAMVLSFGLFWSQWHGHAPYTQMFEWAAAGDFHLNMGYTIDNLTALMLVIVTTVAFLVMVYTDGYMAHDPGYVRFYAYLSLFSSSMLGLVVSPNLVQIYVFWELVGMCSYLLIGFWYDRKPAADACQKAFVTNRVGDFGLLLGILGLYWATHSFDFGAIGARLTELVETGALSGWLAALFAVLVFLGPVAKSAQFPLHVWLPDAMEGPTPISALIHAATMVAAGVFLIARMFPVFEEIPTAMNVIAWTGAFTAFLGATIAITQMDIKKGLAYSTMSQLGYMVMAMGAGAYTAGLFHLMTHAYFKAMLFLGSGSVIHSMESVVGHDPAYAQDMRMMGGLRKFMPITAGTFFVGVLAISGIPPFAGFWSKDEILGLTFAANPALWFVGWLTAGITAFYMFRMYFLTFEGEFRGNDEAVRGVIRDEQLKALGLNFGPGAMNPQELVLNAEHDESHASDHDAHSHSHAPHESPLSMVLPLVVLAVPSALIGLVGTPFHNYFEEFIHAPGEVVEVTASGFHALPQDELIEFLVMAGNSIGIGLIGLTLASLMYLRGKIDPAAIAAKIPTLYNLSKNKWYIDDIYYKVFVLGSRRLARQVLEVDYKVVDGVVNLTGLVTLFSGEALKYFENGRAQFYALIVFAAVLGLVIFSGVTS, from the coding sequence ATGGAAACGATTTATCAGTATGCCTGGCTAATTCCCGTCCTGCCATTAGCCGCTGCTACTCTCATTGGCTTAGGTCTGATCTCCTTCAGCAAGGCAACCAATAGTTTGCGAAAGGGATCTGCCATTTTTGTTGTGTCGATGCTTGGTGCAGCCATGGTGCTTTCCTTCGGGTTATTTTGGAGCCAATGGCACGGTCATGCACCCTATACGCAAATGTTTGAATGGGCAGCTGCAGGAGATTTTCACCTGAACATGGGTTACACCATCGATAATCTCACTGCCCTAATGTTAGTCATCGTTACAACTGTTGCTTTTTTAGTAATGGTCTACACCGATGGCTACATGGCACATGATCCAGGTTATGTGCGGTTCTACGCCTATCTCAGCTTGTTTAGTTCCTCCATGTTGGGGCTAGTTGTGAGTCCAAACCTGGTTCAGATTTACGTATTCTGGGAACTCGTAGGGATGTGTTCCTACTTGCTGATTGGCTTCTGGTATGACCGAAAACCCGCCGCGGATGCATGTCAGAAAGCATTTGTCACCAACCGGGTGGGAGACTTTGGCTTGCTCCTCGGAATCCTCGGTTTATACTGGGCAACTCATAGTTTCGACTTTGGTGCGATTGGTGCGCGCCTGACAGAGTTAGTTGAGACTGGAGCATTGAGTGGTTGGTTAGCAGCTCTCTTTGCAGTTTTAGTATTTTTAGGACCAGTTGCGAAGTCTGCACAATTCCCGCTGCATGTGTGGCTTCCGGACGCAATGGAAGGTCCGACTCCAATTTCTGCTTTAATTCATGCGGCAACCATGGTAGCGGCTGGCGTATTCCTGATTGCACGCATGTTTCCAGTGTTTGAGGAGATTCCTACTGCAATGAACGTGATTGCCTGGACAGGGGCATTCACAGCTTTTCTGGGAGCCACGATCGCCATTACACAAATGGACATCAAAAAGGGACTGGCATACTCCACCATGTCTCAACTTGGCTACATGGTCATGGCAATGGGAGCCGGAGCTTACACGGCTGGGCTGTTTCACCTGATGACCCATGCTTACTTTAAGGCAATGTTGTTTCTTGGGTCTGGATCGGTGATTCATAGTATGGAGTCGGTTGTAGGGCATGACCCTGCCTACGCTCAAGACATGCGAATGATGGGGGGATTGCGAAAGTTTATGCCAATTACGGCTGGCACATTTTTCGTTGGGGTATTGGCGATTTCTGGGATTCCTCCGTTTGCAGGGTTTTGGTCAAAAGATGAGATTTTAGGTTTGACGTTTGCGGCTAATCCAGCACTCTGGTTCGTGGGCTGGTTAACTGCTGGAATCACTGCTTTCTACATGTTCCGCATGTACTTTTTGACATTTGAAGGAGAGTTTCGTGGCAATGATGAGGCGGTTAGAGGTGTCATCAGAGATGAACAACTCAAAGCCCTAGGATTGAATTTTGGTCCGGGTGCTATGAATCCTCAAGAGCTGGTTCTGAATGCGGAGCACGATGAGAGTCATGCATCTGATCACGATGCTCATAGCCATAGCCATGCTCCTCATGAGTCGCCGCTTTCAATGGTCTTGCCACTCGTAGTTTTAGCAGTTCCATCTGCTCTAATAGGTTTGGTTGGGACGCCATTCCACAACTACTTTGAAGAATTCATTCATGCGCCTGGAGAAGTGGTAGAAGTAACAGCGTCTGGCTTTCATGCGTTACCCCAAGATGAATTAATTGAATTTCTGGTGATGGCAGGTAACTCAATTGGTATTGGTTTAATTGGTTTAACGCTGGCATCGCTGATGTATTTGCGTGGCAAGATCGATCCGGCTGCGATTGCTGCCAAAATTCCCACGCTCTACAATCTATCGAAGAACAAATGGTATATCGACGATATCTACTACAAAGTGTTTGTTCTGGGCAGTCGTCGTTTAGCCCGTCAAGTCTTGGAGGTTGATTACAAAGTCGTTGATGGCGTGGTTAACCTGACCGGGTTGGTAACGTTGTTTTCGGGTGAAGCGTTGAAGTACTTTGAGAACGGTCGCGCTCAATTTTATGCGCTGATTGTATTTGCAGCGGTGCTAGGGTTGGTGATTTTCTCAGGAGTCACATCCTAA
- a CDS encoding thioredoxin domain-containing protein (IMG reference gene:2510095929~PFAM: Thioredoxin~TIGRFAM: thioredoxin) yields MNKQTLEQTILESSEPVLVHFGAPWCGPCRMIEPLLSRFQAEFGASLKLIGINTDENLKLASQYRITTLPTLLFFERGNLLHRMEGMYKREILWAELTKLLPQPLQTTSN; encoded by the coding sequence ATGAATAAACAAACCTTAGAGCAAACAATTCTCGAATCTTCTGAACCTGTTTTAGTCCATTTTGGTGCTCCCTGGTGCGGTCCCTGTCGGATGATTGAGCCTTTACTATCACGGTTTCAAGCTGAGTTTGGGGCATCTTTGAAGTTGATTGGGATTAATACTGATGAAAACTTGAAACTGGCTAGCCAGTATCGGATTACAACCCTCCCAACACTTTTATTTTTTGAAAGAGGAAATTTATTGCATCGGATGGAAGGAATGTATAAGCGGGAGATATTGTGGGCAGAACTGACAAAGTTGCTGCCTCAACCATTGCAAACGACTTCGAATTAG
- a CDS encoding putative membrane protein (IMG reference gene:2510095930~PFAM: NnrU protein) gives MTLDWLTPSHFIMLGLLLLFAIAHSGLAALRPWAEKRVGARLYRVFFALVSLPLATGLIIYFFNHRYDGLQLWQLQGVPGIQTAVWILSAISFLFLYPATFNLLEIAAIQRPQVHLYETGIIRITRHPQMVGQVIWCLAHALWLGTTFMVVTCIGLILHHLFGVWHGDRRWLARYGEAFETVKARTSIVPFLAIIQGRQHLKLEEFIRPAYLGVALFTLLLWWTHPILIRATGSIGW, from the coding sequence ATGACTCTCGATTGGTTAACTCCCAGCCACTTCATTATGCTGGGCTTGTTACTACTGTTTGCGATCGCCCATAGTGGCTTAGCGGCTCTCCGTCCCTGGGCTGAAAAACGGGTGGGTGCCCGTCTTTATCGGGTCTTTTTTGCTCTCGTAAGCCTACCTTTAGCCACAGGTTTGATCATTTATTTCTTTAACCATCGCTACGATGGGTTGCAACTCTGGCAACTGCAGGGAGTCCCTGGCATCCAAACTGCTGTGTGGATTCTCTCGGCGATTTCATTTCTGTTCTTATATCCAGCAACTTTTAACTTGCTCGAAATTGCAGCCATTCAAAGACCCCAGGTGCACCTTTACGAAACTGGAATTATTCGGATTACTCGTCACCCACAGATGGTTGGGCAGGTGATCTGGTGTCTTGCCCATGCGCTCTGGTTAGGAACAACCTTTATGGTTGTGACGTGTATCGGGTTGATACTGCATCATTTGTTTGGCGTGTGGCACGGCGATCGCCGTTGGCTAGCTCGTTATGGAGAAGCCTTTGAAACTGTGAAGGCAAGGACGTCTATTGTGCCCTTCCTGGCAATTATTCAAGGCAGGCAGCACTTGAAGCTCGAAGAGTTTATTCGACCTGCGTATCTTGGAGTTGCCCTTTTTACATTGCTACTTTGGTGGACACATCCAATTTTGATTCGTGCAACGGGGAGCATTGGCTGGTAG